From a region of the Pseudanabaena sp. ABRG5-3 genome:
- a CDS encoding Coenzyme F420 hydrogenase/dehydrogenase, beta subunit C-terminal domain, protein MSVVPSHRKAKGLADVQRRPAKELCSECGLCDTYYIHYVKEACAFITQHIDELETQSHGRSRDLDNEKELYFGVHQEMIAARKTEPIEGAQWTGIVSTLAIKMLEKGLVEGVVCVQSSKDDRFKPQPVIARNREEILAARVNKPTLSPNLSVLEQIEQSGIKRLLAIGVGCQIQALRTVEKELGLEKLYVLGTPCTDNVTREGLQKFLDTTSRSPETVVHYEFMQDFNVHFKHSDGSTELVPFFGLNTKELKDVFAPSCMTCFDYTNALADIVVGYMGATFGWQWIVVRNETGKEMLELIKDQLQTQPVISSGDRRSAVQQGISAYDQAVTLPIWLAWIISFVVNKIGPKGLEYGRFSIDSHFVRNYLYVRRNYPKKLEAHIPEFAKRIIAQYQLPKV, encoded by the coding sequence ATGTCGGTTGTTCCATCCCATCGCAAGGCAAAGGGTCTCGCAGATGTCCAGCGTCGCCCCGCCAAAGAATTGTGCAGTGAATGTGGTCTCTGTGATACCTACTACATTCATTACGTCAAAGAGGCTTGCGCGTTTATCACTCAGCATATTGACGAACTAGAGACACAATCCCACGGGCGATCGCGTGATCTTGATAACGAAAAAGAGCTGTATTTCGGTGTGCATCAAGAAATGATCGCCGCCCGCAAAACTGAACCCATCGAAGGGGCGCAATGGACAGGCATTGTGTCTACTTTGGCGATCAAGATGCTTGAAAAAGGCTTAGTCGAGGGCGTAGTTTGTGTGCAATCAAGCAAAGATGATCGCTTTAAGCCACAACCTGTAATTGCCCGAAATCGTGAAGAAATTTTGGCGGCGCGGGTCAATAAACCGACACTTTCGCCAAATCTCTCAGTGTTGGAGCAGATCGAGCAGTCAGGAATCAAAAGACTTTTAGCGATCGGTGTGGGCTGCCAAATCCAAGCATTACGCACAGTCGAGAAAGAATTAGGCTTAGAAAAGCTCTATGTATTAGGAACTCCCTGCACGGATAATGTGACGCGAGAAGGTTTACAGAAATTTCTTGATACCACCAGCCGATCGCCTGAAACGGTAGTGCATTACGAGTTCATGCAGGACTTTAATGTGCATTTCAAGCATTCCGATGGTTCGACGGAGCTAGTACCATTTTTTGGACTGAATACTAAGGAACTCAAGGATGTCTTCGCTCCATCCTGCATGACCTGCTTTGACTACACCAATGCTCTCGCTGATATCGTGGTGGGCTACATGGGCGCGACCTTTGGCTGGCAATGGATCGTGGTGCGGAACGAGACGGGCAAAGAGATGCTGGAGTTAATTAAGGATCAATTGCAGACTCAGCCTGTGATCTCTAGTGGCGATCGCCGATCGGCGGTACAGCAAGGTATCTCAGCATACGATCAGGCGGTAACTTTACCGATTTGGTTAGCTTGGATCATTAGTTTTGTGGTGAATAAGATTGGGCCGAAAGGTTTGGAATATGGGCGTTTTTCCATTGATTCCCACTTTGTCCGCAATTACCTCTACGTGCGCCGCAACTATCCCAAGAAGCTAGAAGCCCACATCCCCGAATTTGCCAAGCGAATTATTGCTCAGTACCAATTACCAAAAGTATAA